The Erythrobacter insulae genome window below encodes:
- the mraY gene encoding phospho-N-acetylmuramoyl-pentapeptide-transferase, with the protein MLYLLAEWLGFEGALNLVRYQTFRFGATLMTALVLGLIIGPRFINMLRVRQGKGQPIRADGPQSHLAKVGTPTMGGLMILVSLILSLLLWMDLNSPLVWACLAVTIGFGLIGFMDDYDKVTKNSHAGLSGKIRLLAEFVVAGVASYLIVSQISTNLYVPFFSNVEIPLGPFYYLFAGFVIVGAGNAVNLTDGLDGLAIMPVIIAAGTFAIIAYLVGRTDFSEYLGIPYVEGAGELAIFCAAIMGAGLAFLWFNAPPAAVFMGDTGSLALGGALGAIAVASHHEVVLAIVGGLFVLEAVSVIIQVFWFKRTGKRVFRMAPIHHHFEQLGWSESKVVIRFWIISIILALVGLATLKLR; encoded by the coding sequence ATGCTCTATTTACTCGCGGAATGGCTTGGATTTGAAGGCGCGCTGAATCTTGTGCGGTATCAAACGTTCCGTTTCGGAGCGACGTTGATGACGGCGCTGGTTCTGGGCCTGATTATCGGTCCGCGTTTTATCAATATGCTCCGCGTGCGTCAGGGCAAAGGGCAGCCAATCCGGGCCGATGGTCCGCAAAGCCATCTGGCCAAGGTGGGGACGCCGACAATGGGCGGCCTGATGATCCTGGTTTCGCTGATCTTGTCGCTGCTGTTGTGGATGGATTTGAACAGCCCGCTGGTTTGGGCATGTTTGGCTGTGACAATCGGTTTCGGCCTGATCGGGTTCATGGACGATTATGACAAAGTCACCAAAAACAGCCACGCTGGCCTCTCGGGCAAAATCAGGTTGCTTGCTGAATTCGTGGTTGCAGGGGTCGCATCGTATCTTATCGTAAGCCAGATCAGCACCAATTTGTATGTGCCGTTCTTCTCCAATGTAGAGATACCGCTGGGACCGTTTTATTACCTGTTTGCGGGCTTTGTGATCGTTGGCGCGGGCAATGCTGTGAATTTGACCGATGGGCTGGATGGACTGGCGATTATGCCAGTGATTATCGCGGCGGGTACGTTTGCGATCATCGCCTATCTCGTTGGCCGGACCGATTTTAGCGAATATCTTGGCATTCCTTACGTAGAGGGAGCAGGAGAGCTTGCGATTTTCTGCGCGGCAATCATGGGAGCGGGGCTCGCCTTCCTATGGTTCAACGCGCCGCCAGCGGCGGTATTTATGGGCGATACCGGTTCGCTGGCATTGGGCGGGGCATTGGGCGCAATCGCCGTTGCCAGCCATCACGAAGTCGTGCTCGCTATCGTCGGCGGCCTTTTTGTGCTTGAGGCGGTTTCGGTTATTATTCAGGTGTTCTGGTTCAAACGGACCGGCAAGCGCGTGTTTCGCATGGCGCCGATCCACCACCATTTCGAACAATTGGGCTGGAGCGAAAGCAAGGTTGTGATCCGATTCTGGATCATCTCCATCATTCTTGCGCTCGTGGGCCTTGCCACATTGAAGCTGAGGTAA
- a CDS encoding UDP-N-acetylmuramoyl-tripeptide--D-alanyl-D-alanine ligase, protein MKTAHALLRTWPANPRDALPLALWDSAAIAAATGGLSSHAFQASGVEMDSRDVRPGDLFVALKGEAMDGHKFIAAAFAKGAVAAIVDRPVDFPHVLVKDTTKALHDLAHAARQRCKGVRIAVTGSVGKTGVKEAIFNSLDRSSRGAAHRSVRSYNNHVGVPLSLARLPARAKYGVFEMGMNHAGEIAPLADHVRPHVALITTIAPAHIENLGSMEAIADEKAQIFNGLVEGGTAIIPADTEYTQRMIDHARGLGVKIVTFGRSKDADVRLLDAIPSANGGSLVTADLGDKRLCYSVAEPGEHWISNSLGVMAAVRAAGGDMARAGLALAEMGGLKGRGARHNITVPGGKALLIDESYNANPASMRATLRALGQTPAHRRIAVLGSMKELGDFGPKFHRQLAEPLIEAKIDHVILVGDEMRALAGQLGKASPGPLGFIPSFDHCKEPASAIAALEEFGLTHGDAVLVKGSNSVGLGRLVTHFTNAPA, encoded by the coding sequence ATGAAGACTGCTCATGCTTTGTTGCGCACGTGGCCGGCCAATCCGCGTGATGCTTTGCCGCTCGCGCTCTGGGATTCCGCTGCCATTGCTGCGGCGACCGGTGGCCTATCAAGCCACGCTTTTCAGGCGTCCGGCGTTGAAATGGATTCTCGCGATGTGCGCCCCGGCGATCTGTTTGTCGCTTTAAAGGGTGAAGCGATGGATGGCCATAAATTCATCGCTGCCGCTTTTGCGAAAGGCGCAGTGGCCGCCATCGTAGATCGTCCGGTGGATTTTCCGCATGTGCTGGTGAAGGATACGACCAAGGCTTTGCATGATTTGGCCCATGCCGCGCGTCAGCGGTGCAAAGGTGTACGCATTGCCGTAACCGGGTCGGTCGGGAAAACCGGTGTGAAGGAAGCGATCTTCAACAGCCTGGACCGCTCCAGCCGCGGCGCTGCGCATCGCAGCGTTCGCAGCTACAACAACCATGTCGGCGTACCGCTTAGCCTCGCGCGTCTTCCTGCGCGGGCGAAATATGGCGTGTTTGAAATGGGTATGAACCATGCAGGCGAAATTGCGCCTTTGGCCGATCATGTTCGTCCGCATGTCGCATTAATCACCACCATTGCACCTGCGCACATCGAAAATTTGGGCAGCATGGAAGCAATCGCCGATGAAAAGGCGCAGATCTTTAACGGACTTGTCGAAGGCGGCACCGCGATCATTCCAGCTGATACGGAGTATACACAGCGCATGATCGATCATGCGCGCGGCCTCGGCGTAAAAATTGTGACTTTCGGACGCAGCAAAGATGCGGATGTTCGCCTTCTGGATGCGATCCCCAGCGCCAATGGTGGCTCATTAGTTACCGCAGATTTGGGCGACAAGCGGCTTTGCTATTCTGTTGCGGAGCCCGGCGAGCATTGGATTTCCAACTCGCTTGGCGTCATGGCGGCAGTGCGCGCAGCAGGCGGAGATATGGCCAGAGCGGGTCTTGCGCTTGCTGAAATGGGCGGATTAAAAGGCCGCGGCGCGCGCCATAATATCACAGTGCCTGGCGGCAAAGCCTTGCTTATTGATGAGAGTTACAATGCCAACCCGGCTTCGATGCGGGCGACTTTGCGCGCGCTGGGCCAAACGCCAGCGCACCGCCGAATTGCGGTGCTTGGCAGTATGAAGGAATTGGGCGATTTCGGGCCCAAATTTCATCGCCAACTGGCAGAGCCGTTGATCGAAGCCAAGATTGATCATGTGATCCTTGTCGGTGACGAGATGCGCGCCCTGGCAGGGCAGCTGGGGAAAGCATCTCCCGGCCCGCTTGGCTTTATCCCTAGCTTCGACCATTGCAAAGAACCTGCCTCAGCGATTGCGGCGCTAGAAGAGTTCGGACTTACCCACGGTGATGCCGTTCTGGTCAAAGGTTCCAATTCCGTTGGGCTTGGCAGGTTGGTTACACATTTTACGAACGCCCCGGCCTAG
- a CDS encoding UDP-N-acetylmuramoyl-L-alanyl-D-glutamate--2,6-diaminopimelate ligase has translation MRLADLIQRAGINGVDAGDAAVTGFAIDHRKIAPGTVFGAFQGAKFNAEDFIPAAIEAGAAAIVARAEAKVEGALHIASDEPRQTFANLAAKFFTPVPETVVAVTGTNGKTSTAEMTRQIWRMCGERAASIGTLGVTTPDGSVSTGLTTPDIVTFLSNMSGLAREGVTHVAYEASSHGLSQFRNEGLRVNAGAFTNFSRDHLDYHETMEQYFAAKMRLFDEVVEDGAPAIIWTGPKPDEWTKRAVQHAKRRGLQVLTVGEQGDFLRLAGREATQLGQLLAIEHAGETKSVKLPLIGAYQTANALVSAALAMATGADAAQVFDALGRLQPVRGRLERAVITAAGAPVYVDYAHTPDALEAATVALRPHVDEAKGGKLIVVFGAGGDRDTGKRAPMGEVASKAADTVIVTDDNPRGEDAASIRRQVLAKAGDNTTEIGGRREAIAYAIAQGSAADIILIAGKGHEEGQIIGSGDNMRILPFNDVQVARECAAEMVA, from the coding sequence ATGAGGCTGGCTGATCTGATCCAGCGCGCTGGTATCAACGGGGTCGATGCGGGCGATGCCGCGGTCACAGGCTTTGCGATTGACCATCGCAAGATCGCACCGGGCACGGTGTTTGGCGCATTTCAGGGTGCCAAGTTCAACGCCGAGGATTTTATCCCTGCCGCGATCGAGGCAGGTGCTGCTGCAATTGTTGCCCGCGCCGAAGCGAAAGTCGAAGGCGCGTTGCATATTGCGAGTGACGAACCACGCCAGACCTTCGCCAATCTCGCTGCGAAATTTTTTACACCGGTACCGGAAACAGTGGTCGCGGTGACTGGAACCAACGGCAAGACATCCACTGCCGAAATGACCCGTCAGATCTGGCGTATGTGCGGCGAACGGGCGGCGAGCATCGGCACACTTGGCGTAACCACGCCCGATGGCAGTGTCTCTACCGGCCTGACCACGCCCGATATCGTGACGTTCCTGTCCAATATGAGCGGCCTTGCGCGTGAGGGCGTGACACACGTGGCTTACGAAGCATCGAGCCATGGCCTTTCGCAATTCCGCAATGAAGGGCTGCGCGTCAATGCGGGGGCCTTCACCAATTTTAGCCGCGATCATCTCGATTATCACGAAACGATGGAGCAATATTTCGCGGCTAAGATGCGGTTGTTCGATGAAGTGGTCGAAGACGGCGCGCCCGCGATTATCTGGACCGGCCCTAAGCCGGACGAATGGACGAAACGCGCGGTTCAACACGCCAAGAGGCGCGGCTTGCAGGTTTTGACTGTCGGTGAACAGGGCGATTTTCTGAGGCTGGCTGGCCGTGAAGCGACGCAATTGGGGCAATTGCTTGCGATTGAACATGCGGGCGAAACGAAGTCGGTAAAGCTGCCTTTGATCGGCGCGTATCAGACGGCAAACGCGCTGGTTTCTGCTGCATTGGCGATGGCGACAGGTGCGGATGCAGCGCAGGTGTTTGATGCGCTGGGTCGCCTGCAACCTGTGCGCGGACGGTTGGAGCGTGCGGTCATTACGGCCGCCGGCGCGCCCGTTTATGTCGATTATGCCCACACGCCTGATGCGTTGGAGGCTGCGACTGTCGCGCTTCGGCCCCATGTTGATGAGGCGAAGGGCGGAAAACTGATCGTGGTATTTGGTGCAGGCGGCGATCGCGACACCGGAAAACGCGCGCCTATGGGCGAAGTCGCTTCAAAGGCGGCCGATACAGTCATCGTGACTGATGACAATCCGCGCGGCGAGGATGCTGCCAGTATCCGTAGACAAGTCCTGGCAAAGGCTGGCGACAACACCACAGAAATCGGCGGGCGACGCGAAGCGATTGCATATGCGATTGCCCAAGGCAGCGCAGCCGACATCATCCTAATTGCAGGCAAGGGCCACGAAGAAGGCCAAATTATCGGGTCAGGGGACAATATGCGGATATTGCCATTTAATGATGTTCAAGTCGCGCGTGAATGCGCAGCGGAGATGGTCGCATGA
- a CDS encoding peptidoglycan D,D-transpeptidase FtsI family protein: protein MSTLSPQLGLEFGAGVFSDNEPRSSRDQIGSGPAIPAGRVQLVQLRFQSVLTARLRVLLIAGIFTLVAIAAILRIVWLGFAGHAPSQSSLADQLLPPRGEITDRNGAPLARAFPAYALWFDPKAMGDGGKPLVSEPADVASKLKSIFPSMDEAKTAALLASGQAGYLKRRVLPEDANRVFELGEVALQFPQETDRHYPQGSLAAHILGYVVEQQGGRLGMEQVLEKRLSDPELRSEPVALSIDVRVQGALEDELRRGMLATDAIGAAGVVLDVDTGEIMAMASLPEFDPNIVGADGAPNVFNRATNGVYELGSTFKPLTVAAAIDAGVVRDLSKNWNARPVEVGKRTIQDLKPKGSTLNVPQALVYSSNTVTARIADELGTERLQQMLVDLRMDQRPFVELPAKGKPLWPQNPDNRHTNMVIGYGHSLAVTPLHLANAYAAMVNGGIWRPSTLHKLAVEDVPRGKRVFKASTSARMRQMLRMISLYGTGRSADAKGYRVGGKTGSAEKPNARGGYSERKIISTFAAAFPMDRPRYVVVTMIDEPRGTKASSFQRTAAFNAAPVVGRLVPRIGPMLGVRPDSSRDVDISDLRYLVEGRK from the coding sequence ATGAGCACGCTTAGCCCTCAATTAGGGCTGGAGTTTGGTGCAGGCGTCTTTTCGGACAATGAACCGCGCTCTTCGCGAGATCAGATTGGCAGCGGCCCCGCCATACCGGCAGGCCGGGTGCAATTGGTGCAGCTTCGCTTTCAATCTGTTCTGACGGCTCGCCTGCGGGTCCTGCTCATCGCGGGGATTTTCACTCTGGTGGCAATCGCCGCGATTTTAAGGATCGTTTGGTTGGGATTTGCCGGACACGCGCCGAGCCAGTCGAGCCTTGCAGACCAATTGTTACCGCCGCGCGGGGAGATTACCGATCGCAATGGCGCTCCGCTGGCCCGTGCATTTCCCGCATATGCGCTTTGGTTTGATCCGAAAGCGATGGGCGATGGGGGCAAGCCTTTGGTGTCAGAGCCCGCTGATGTTGCTTCAAAACTCAAGTCCATTTTCCCAAGCATGGACGAAGCCAAGACGGCTGCACTGCTTGCCTCTGGCCAAGCCGGTTATCTGAAACGCCGTGTCCTGCCAGAAGATGCAAACCGCGTTTTTGAACTGGGCGAAGTTGCCCTGCAATTTCCGCAGGAAACCGATCGTCATTATCCGCAGGGTTCGCTCGCTGCGCATATTCTTGGCTATGTCGTTGAACAGCAAGGCGGGCGTTTGGGCATGGAGCAGGTGCTTGAAAAACGCCTTTCCGATCCTGAACTGCGCAGCGAACCTGTCGCTTTGTCGATTGATGTGCGCGTTCAGGGCGCGCTGGAGGATGAGCTGCGCCGCGGGATGCTCGCGACCGATGCGATTGGCGCTGCCGGGGTTGTGCTGGATGTGGATACCGGCGAAATTATGGCTATGGCGTCATTGCCGGAATTCGACCCCAACATCGTTGGCGCTGATGGCGCGCCAAACGTCTTTAACCGCGCGACCAATGGCGTTTACGAATTGGGATCCACGTTCAAACCATTGACCGTCGCGGCAGCGATTGATGCTGGCGTCGTGCGCGATCTTTCGAAAAACTGGAATGCGCGGCCGGTCGAGGTCGGCAAACGGACCATTCAGGATCTGAAACCAAAGGGCAGCACGCTCAATGTGCCTCAGGCTTTGGTCTATTCATCCAACACAGTGACCGCGCGCATCGCAGACGAGCTGGGCACGGAGCGTCTGCAACAGATGCTGGTTGATCTTCGGATGGACCAGAGGCCTTTCGTCGAACTTCCTGCCAAGGGCAAACCGCTCTGGCCGCAAAATCCGGATAATCGCCACACCAATATGGTGATCGGTTACGGGCACTCTTTGGCGGTGACGCCGCTGCACCTGGCGAATGCTTATGCTGCGATGGTGAATGGCGGGATCTGGCGCCCATCGACCTTGCACAAATTGGCAGTCGAAGATGTACCGCGCGGCAAGCGGGTGTTCAAAGCATCTACCTCTGCGCGTATGCGGCAGATGCTGCGCATGATCTCGCTTTACGGGACGGGCCGCAGTGCTGATGCCAAGGGTTACCGGGTGGGCGGAAAGACAGGCTCGGCGGAAAAACCCAATGCTCGCGGCGGGTACAGCGAGCGCAAGATCATTTCGACATTTGCCGCCGCTTTTCCAATGGATCGCCCGCGCTATGTTGTGGTCACGATGATTGATGAGCCGCGCGGGACCAAGGCAAGCTCTTTTCAGCGCACGGCGGCGTTCAATGCCGCGCCGGTGGTGGGGCGGTTGGTGCCGCGCATTGGGCCGATGTTGGGCGTTCGGCCTGATTCAAGCCGGGATGTCGATATTTCGGACCTGCGATATTTGGTGGAGGGGCGCAAATGA
- the rsmH gene encoding 16S rRNA (cytosine(1402)-N(4))-methyltransferase RsmH: MTAPHIPVLLDEVIAAIGPRDGLAVVDATFGAGGYSVALLDRGARVYAFDRDPNAIRDGADLVRKYDGRLSLHQERFSEMRAELDRIGVAQVDAVVMDIGVSSMQLDQGERGFAFSSDGPLDMRMSQTGESAADFLNTAEEAAIADVLYEYGEERQSRRVARAIVAARPLETTGELARVVRRALGYKPHDKKDPATRTFQAVRIHVNDELGELRAGLTAAEAILKDGGVLAVVSFHSLEDRIVKRFFKQASGAGRAVSRHLPGELPGPDPVFTKVSKAIRPSEAEIERNPRSRSSTLRHAIRTAAPAREAAL, translated from the coding sequence ATGACCGCGCCTCATATCCCAGTCCTGCTTGACGAAGTGATTGCTGCAATCGGGCCGCGCGATGGTCTCGCGGTGGTCGATGCGACATTCGGTGCCGGCGGTTATTCGGTCGCGCTGCTTGATCGCGGCGCGCGCGTCTATGCTTTTGATCGTGATCCCAATGCGATCCGCGACGGTGCGGACCTAGTCCGAAAATATGACGGCCGCCTGTCACTTCACCAAGAACGCTTTTCAGAAATGCGCGCAGAGCTCGACCGTATCGGAGTTGCTCAGGTCGATGCAGTTGTCATGGATATTGGTGTCTCTTCGATGCAGCTCGATCAGGGTGAGCGCGGTTTTGCGTTTTCTTCTGATGGCCCGCTGGACATGCGGATGAGCCAAACGGGCGAGAGTGCTGCTGATTTTCTGAACACCGCAGAAGAAGCCGCGATTGCTGACGTACTTTATGAATACGGCGAAGAGCGCCAATCGCGCCGTGTCGCGCGCGCGATTGTTGCCGCGCGTCCGCTTGAGACGACTGGTGAGCTTGCCCGTGTCGTCCGCCGGGCGCTCGGGTATAAACCGCATGACAAGAAAGACCCTGCCACCCGAACTTTTCAAGCCGTGCGCATTCACGTGAATGACGAGCTGGGCGAGCTTCGCGCTGGTCTGACCGCTGCCGAGGCGATCCTGAAAGACGGCGGCGTGCTGGCTGTCGTCAGTTTTCACAGCCTTGAAGATCGCATCGTAAAGCGTTTCTTTAAACAGGCATCTGGTGCGGGGCGGGCTGTATCTCGTCATCTGCCCGGCGAATTACCCGGTCCTGACCCGGTCTTTACGAAAGTTTCGAAAGCGATCCGCCCTTCCGAGGCCGAGATCGAGCGCAATCCGCGTTCCCGCTCATCCACTTTGCGCCATGCAATCCGCACGGCTGCACCAGCGCGGGAGGCTGCACTATGA
- a CDS encoding division/cell wall cluster transcriptional repressor MraZ — translation MAQVSAFEGYNGQAFSPAGDKGRFVLPPAFRKAVKESGEGSKTLCLAVHDRFDCLIGFGLSRIPELHATLDKEEERAIKMQNFDWDRDIRAQQLFGFEQLPFDDSGRFVMPEHLRDLGNVGDGLYFHGAGDFFFVWNPEELDRMDRSFRGAQVTCKKLIAEAAAKAAKKGGGK, via the coding sequence ATGGCGCAAGTGTCTGCGTTTGAGGGATATAATGGCCAAGCCTTCTCGCCTGCCGGCGACAAGGGCCGTTTTGTCCTGCCTCCCGCATTCCGCAAGGCGGTAAAGGAAAGTGGCGAGGGTTCAAAAACGCTTTGCCTCGCTGTTCACGACCGTTTTGATTGCCTCATCGGCTTTGGTCTTTCGCGCATTCCCGAATTGCACGCCACGCTCGACAAGGAAGAAGAGCGCGCGATTAAAATGCAGAATTTTGATTGGGACCGCGATATCCGCGCCCAGCAGCTTTTTGGTTTCGAGCAGCTGCCCTTCGATGACAGTGGCCGGTTTGTCATGCCCGAGCATCTTCGCGATCTCGGGAATGTTGGCGATGGTCTGTATTTCCACGGCGCGGGCGATTTTTTCTTTGTCTGGAATCCTGAAGAGCTTGATCGGATGGATCGCTCGTTCCGCGGTGCTCAGGTAACTTGCAAGAAGTTGATTGCGGAGGCGGCTGCAAAAGCGGCGAAGAAAGGGGGCGGTAAATGA
- a CDS encoding cysteine synthase A, producing MNITQPLGDTLALIGNTPLVRLTGPSEAAGCDIWGKCEFANPGSSVKDRAALYMIRDAEARGELQPGGTVIEGTAGNTGIGIALVANALGYKTVIVMPDNQSKEKMDTLRALGARLVLVPPTKYADPAHFQHVSRRMAEETEGAIWAGQFDNVANRKAHIEGTAQELWVQTSGKIDGFTCAAGTGGTIAGVGMGLKEKNENIRIALTDPHGAALYNYYAHGELKSEGSSVAEGIGQGRITANLEDAPIDTQFRISDETGMIWVERLLREEGLCLGLSSGINVAGAIELGKQLVAEGRDNPQVATILCDTGFRYLSTLYNAEWLAAKGLPVFDWLAHEGGA from the coding sequence ATGAACATCACTCAACCTCTCGGCGATACGCTCGCTCTGATCGGCAATACGCCGCTTGTCCGTCTTACCGGACCCAGCGAGGCGGCGGGCTGCGACATTTGGGGCAAATGCGAATTTGCCAATCCCGGTTCGTCGGTGAAAGACCGCGCGGCGCTGTATATGATCCGCGACGCCGAAGCGCGCGGGGAATTGCAGCCCGGCGGCACTGTGATCGAAGGGACAGCGGGCAATACCGGCATTGGCATCGCGCTGGTCGCCAATGCGCTGGGCTACAAGACGGTTATCGTCATGCCCGACAATCAATCCAAAGAGAAAATGGATACGCTGCGGGCACTGGGCGCACGCCTTGTGCTGGTGCCGCCGACAAAATACGCCGACCCTGCGCATTTCCAGCATGTTTCGCGCCGGATGGCCGAAGAAACCGAAGGCGCGATCTGGGCTGGTCAGTTCGATAATGTGGCCAATCGCAAAGCCCATATCGAAGGCACTGCGCAGGAATTGTGGGTCCAGACCAGCGGCAAAATTGACGGGTTTACTTGCGCTGCGGGCACCGGCGGGACGATCGCCGGGGTGGGCATGGGCCTTAAGGAAAAGAACGAGAATATTCGCATCGCTTTGACCGACCCGCATGGCGCTGCGCTCTACAATTATTACGCTCATGGCGAGCTGAAGAGCGAGGGTTCCTCGGTCGCGGAAGGGATCGGGCAGGGCCGGATTACCGCCAACCTCGAAGACGCGCCGATCGACACCCAATTCCGCATTTCTGACGAAACAGGAATGATCTGGGTCGAGCGTTTGCTGCGCGAAGAGGGGCTGTGCCTTGGTCTTTCAAGCGGTATCAACGTCGCGGGCGCGATTGAGCTGGGCAAGCAATTGGTTGCCGAAGGGCGGGATAATCCGCAGGTTGCAACAATCCTGTGCGACACCGGTTTTCGATACCTCTCGACGCTCTACAACGCTGAATGGTTGGCTGCGAAAGGTCTGCCGGTGTTTGATTGGCTAGCGCATGAGGGCGGGGCCTGA
- a CDS encoding 2Fe-2S iron-sulfur cluster-binding protein: MPKLVVTNREGETSEIDVENGLTVMEAIRDNGFDELLALCGGCCSCATCHIYIDGGATDKLPEMSEDEDDLLESSEHRKDNSRLSCQVPLTDELDGLKVTIAAED; encoded by the coding sequence ATGCCAAAGCTCGTCGTCACCAATCGCGAAGGTGAAACCAGCGAAATCGATGTGGAAAATGGCCTGACCGTAATGGAAGCGATCCGCGACAATGGCTTTGATGAATTGCTGGCGCTGTGCGGCGGATGCTGTTCGTGCGCGACATGCCATATTTACATCGATGGCGGCGCGACGGACAAACTTCCCGAAATGAGCGAAGACGAAGACGATCTGCTGGAATCGTCCGAGCATCGTAAAGACAATTCGCGTCTGTCGTGTCAGGTTCCGCTGACCGATGAGCTCGACGGGCTTAAAGTGACTATCGCTGCCGAAGATTAA
- a CDS encoding DNA-3-methyladenine glycosylase family protein, whose translation MSITAEQIRSGLDRLASTDKALARELERVGYPEPRFRDRGYKTLLRTIVGQQVSVAAATSMWNKLEAELGKDFTPACLLKRDFDTLRACGLSRQKQGYARSLCELVDAGQIDFLSLPTDDEAAIEEMTRIKGIGRWSAEIYLLFAEGRTDIWPAGDLAVQEGVKRLLEMEERPKEKETREIGSRWSPHRGAMAIFTWHYYANPAL comes from the coding sequence GTGAGCATCACCGCCGAACAAATTCGTAGCGGGCTTGATAGACTGGCAAGCACCGACAAGGCTTTGGCCAGAGAACTGGAACGGGTCGGGTATCCAGAGCCGCGTTTCCGCGATCGCGGATACAAGACATTGTTGCGAACTATTGTGGGACAGCAAGTGTCTGTCGCCGCGGCGACTTCGATGTGGAACAAGCTGGAGGCGGAACTGGGCAAAGATTTCACGCCCGCTTGCCTGCTGAAACGCGATTTTGATACGCTGCGCGCCTGCGGCCTATCGCGCCAGAAACAAGGATACGCGCGGTCGCTGTGCGAATTGGTTGACGCAGGCCAAATCGATTTCCTGTCGCTTCCCACGGACGACGAAGCAGCAATCGAGGAAATGACCCGCATTAAAGGGATCGGGCGCTGGTCCGCAGAGATTTATCTGCTGTTTGCCGAAGGGCGCACCGATATCTGGCCTGCTGGCGATCTGGCGGTACAAGAAGGGGTCAAACGCCTGCTTGAAATGGAGGAGCGCCCCAAGGAAAAAGAAACGCGCGAAATCGGATCACGCTGGTCACCGCACAGAGGTGCAATGGCGATTTTCACCTGGCATTATTACGCCAACCCCGCGCTTTGA
- a CDS encoding DUF3500 domain-containing protein: MKYFKIAAMVSAMAFITPLSTIKAHDAFDHSSPEQLLNAARVKAMQDTALGFLATLTDDQRARVMTSLENNAARTSWSNLPVIMAPRSGMAVTEMTSAQRSALHAMMAAAFSSQGYLKTTTSIWHEDVLRGISANLIAAMPDEDPRKARFKTIIESYDSEKFYVSVFGDPETQNWGWMVTGHHYAANFTIADGKIAFMPLFLGANPQTVPQGRYAGWRILQHEADRALALMKSLGPSQLETAVIADAVDRTVFAGPGNRAGYAAQVGLKASSLEPLQLRLLRDVIDEYIGNASDEAAKRQRKAIEEDGLGNLYFAWWGPTGDPAARYMFRIHGPSILIDYVRESSPDGGFNHVHSIARDPSNDYGSQWLKLHYDEAHQD, encoded by the coding sequence ATGAAATACTTCAAAATCGCCGCAATGGTTTCAGCCATGGCGTTCATCACACCATTATCCACGATCAAGGCTCACGATGCGTTTGATCATTCAAGCCCCGAGCAATTGCTGAACGCTGCACGCGTGAAGGCGATGCAAGACACCGCTCTAGGTTTTCTGGCGACCCTTACCGATGATCAACGGGCGAGGGTCATGACCTCTCTTGAAAACAACGCCGCCAGAACCAGTTGGTCAAACCTTCCGGTAATCATGGCGCCGCGCTCTGGTATGGCGGTCACTGAAATGACTTCGGCGCAGCGCAGCGCGCTGCACGCGATGATGGCCGCGGCCTTTTCGAGCCAGGGGTATCTGAAAACAACGACCAGCATTTGGCACGAGGATGTCTTACGCGGCATCAGCGCCAATCTGATCGCAGCGATGCCGGATGAAGATCCGCGCAAGGCGCGGTTCAAGACAATCATTGAATCCTACGATAGCGAGAAGTTCTATGTCTCTGTTTTTGGTGATCCAGAAACACAGAATTGGGGCTGGATGGTTACAGGCCATCACTATGCGGCCAATTTCACGATTGCCGATGGCAAGATCGCTTTTATGCCGCTGTTTCTTGGTGCGAACCCGCAAACCGTCCCTCAAGGGCGCTATGCCGGCTGGAGAATTTTGCAACACGAAGCCGACCGGGCATTGGCGCTGATGAAATCTTTGGGCCCTTCGCAGCTTGAAACCGCTGTCATCGCGGATGCGGTCGACAGAACGGTCTTTGCAGGGCCGGGCAATCGCGCAGGATACGCCGCGCAGGTTGGCCTAAAAGCATCAAGCCTTGAACCGCTGCAGCTGCGCCTGCTGCGCGATGTCATTGACGAATATATCGGCAATGCATCGGACGAGGCGGCCAAACGGCAGCGTAAAGCGATCGAAGAAGACGGTCTTGGCAACCTCTATTTCGCATGGTGGGGGCCAACGGGTGACCCTGCGGCGCGCTATATGTTCCGGATCCACGGACCCTCTATTCTGATTGATTACGTGCGCGAAAGTTCGCCGGACGGGGGCTTTAACCACGTCCATTCAATCGCGCGCGATCCATCGAACGATTACGGATCGCAGTGGTTGAAACTGCATTACGACGAAGCGCATCAGGACTAA